GCATGGATATGCGCCTTCTGGATTGTGTAAGCCCTCCTAACACCTTCAGGTTTCAGGAGCAGTAACCTAACGGATATTTTCCCAATTGTTTTAGCGTCTTCTTCAATTGTTTTAAGGCGATTTTTTCCCAAGTATTCTAATTTGTTAATTACAAGAGCTCAGGAGGTACGCGTTGACAACACATTATGCTACATTCTGTTACTGAGCTATAAAAAATATGTACTGATTACTACTTTGGCTGTGAATTAGGTTTTCAAATTCGCGGATACTTACCGGGGATCTTTTTATAATTCTAAAGTTGGACATTGAGTGTGTCCATTTCATTGTGACTACAGTGGCTATCAGGTTTTTTGACATTGTCACTAATCAATATTGCAGTGTAGTATAATGTCATACACGTGCAATTTAACTTTCAAAGAATAACAATTTCTGAGTGTTGCTCAAATATGGTCCATGATTAAAAGAAGTTGCAATATTAATGAACAGGATGAACTGCTATGGGGAGCAACATGGTTACAtaaagccactcaaaatgaaaTTTACTTGAACTACGTTTTAAATAACGTATATCAAATGGGCAGGCCTTGGAACATTGGTGAATTCAGATGGGATTCAAAAGATGCTGAAATTAGTGTACTTCTTTCTGAGGTAGATTACGATTTTCTAATTAAATTTCATATATTTTTCCTTTTTTGCTTAACCAAATCTCACATACAATTCATGTTCTAATTGTTCCATACAATTACATTCCTGTTTTCCAAAAAGATGGATGTGAAGCCATTTGTTTCATACGCAGATGAGTTTGTTTGCAGCATTATCCCTGAATCATCAAATCCAAGTGTTAAATATACTCCAGGAGGACTAAAACAGAAGCCAAAGATGAATAACCTTCAAATTACATCATCCCTGTCTTTTCTTTTTGTTGTCTATGCAAAGAATTTGGGAATGACAAGTAGAGTGGTGCAATGTGAGCATGGTGCACTGACTCCATCGACACTTGTTAATCTTGCCAAAAGCCAGGTAGGCACATAGTTTGAACCATCACTGGATCTTCAACTTTCCATAAGTTTAAGGCCTTTTAAGCCACCTGAAAGTAATGATTGCAAGGTGTTGCGACCAGTTTTGGATCATGAGAATCTCGATGAATGTGCTGAGACACTGAAATTGCAAGCATCAGAGCAGATTCGCTTAGTTGCTTTGGAGAAGGCGTATGCAGAGCGTGTCAGGGAACTAACTAGGAGAGAAATGGAGCTGGCACAGTCACAGTTCTCGCGTGCCAGACAAATGTGGGAGAGAGCTCGAGAGGAGGTTGACAAGGCTGAGAAGTTGAAGGAGAGGGCTCCTCGTATGATTGATCCAACCTGCATGAAAGTCATTTGTCAAGCTTGCAGGCAGAAGTTTCTATGTTAATCACTGTTCCCCTGTTTAAGGCCTAGCTAGACTATAAGAACTTTCCGGTCTTAAGTCGAAAATAAACCAGCTAAGATGTAGTTTTATTTCTAGGTGCTTTCCATGTAAAAAGATATTGTTGTTTTGTGTCTCTTCTCTTTGATTTCGTACATAAATTTACATTTTACATATGCCTGTGAGTAAAGGAAGTCTCAACTGTGATTAGTAATTGGACTTAAAGTTTTGCAACTTCTTTAGAATATGAAAAAGTACATATCTTAGATATTGATATATTGTTCCAAAAATACATCTTTAAAATAAGCATGTTTAAATAAGTTCATATACTATAATTTTGTTTCCATACTATAATTGGGTATCATGATTTATATATTTGAATTAAGTAAAACAGTAAGAAAATGTATCAACAATATTAACGGATATTTTAGTAGAACAaacaaatatataaatttatGCCTAGTGCAACATCATAATTTATTCTCTTATTATATCAATATTagattaatttagaatattagATAAGTTTAAAATAATAGTGATATTTGTTGTATTATTTTCGGTTCGGGTATTTTTGGTTTCAAATTATATTCGGTTCGGATAACTTTGAACTCGAATTTTATCGGTTTCAAGTCATTATCAGATTTGATATTTCGGATAATTTTCGGTTAAATTTCCGGTTCAGATAATTTACGGATCGGATCAAATCGGTTTTCCGGATCATTATCGGATTTGACTATGATGTACTAAATTCGGTTCGGATCGGATGTTAAATTTTGGATAATTTATCTCGGATGTATAATCGGATCTCGGTTCCAAAAATTTCGGTTCGATTTTTCGGATCTAGATCCATTGTGCCAGGTCTAATGGTGACTTCAggacaaagcttgcatggagaggagcaatgaaggttatttttactaatgtatttgttgcaggtactccttaaagaattccctccttgagacggtcaaggagcgggatgtccgtgaaaagcttgaaggcctccaagagtatgcctgatgattgaaggcctcctcctgtatccaacgggtgtcctcattggggatgcggggttaactttggtgtgtactttgggaactctgttcttgtattcaacgggtgtcctcgttggagaactttggagtcatcctgcacttttcACCCGAGAGCTTGTGgtcacctgtcctgttatctggtgagttatcctcattcgggggacatgGATGTGTCCGACACTtgggtgaaccgtggctatacctgcgtccataAATCAAGGGAAATAGCGGTAACGGAGTGTTATCCTTGagcagggagatgcattatccgtgaagtcctgcgattacggacgggccttgggccttcgcggttgggcctcatagttggacattcctaaagctagcagaagacgaactttggatgggcttctaccgggtctaggaataagaagtctaggcccattagatttcttgttctacaagaactacgtcagacttgatccctatataaagggtacgtaggcacattgagggggtaagaagttgagagctgataagagagccaccacttactctgatcaatctcagcctaaaataaccacaaaccaccacacaccgcttaatTTTCCGgtgaagaaccaccgtcacagatcttagttccggcaAGAAACCTCAAtttttgttgttaccagattcctccgtcaacaaattggcgctagaaggaggggtgctaattaaggtcataatcttaggaggaaaagatgttttacaatcgtgatggaagttcttatgatgggAGTGATAGCAGATCTGAAGGAGAAGGTGGGGGAGGCTACACTCGCCATGAACCCTACGTTCCCAGAAACATGATGGATCCACCAAGAGCCCCGGATGTGGGGGGGACACCTCCGGTTCTCATCAGCAACGTTGATATCTTGGAGCAGTTGTACCGCATAGGGGATACTCTTAATAGTTTTCACTCAAGACTGAATACGGTGGAGCATCGGAGGACGAGGAGAGGTCGTCATTTTCCCCGTCACGGTCATGCTGTGGGGAAAGCGCCAGTAGTTGAAGGAGATACCTAGGGCAGCGGGGAAACCCCGCGAATCACTCCGCGGCGCTTGGAATATTCTGATGATGTAGAGCCTATTGTGGAGCTTGTTGATGAGGACACTTATGGTAGGGAAAGGCCTCGCCTTGGTAACCAGGTGGTGCCACACCCATATTGGTCTGGGCGTACGATGGACGAGAGTCGTCGTGCGGAGAACACTCAAAATCAAGATGAGGAAGGAAGGGATCTTTTAACCTTGAAAAGAAGGCTTGGCACAAGGTTGGAAGACGACGATTTGAGGATGTTGCTGGTAGAATGGCAAAAGGAAGGAAACGCTggagaagcgaggccccgtgaCACAATGCGTGTGCCCCCTGCATTCCAAAGGGATGACAGGGCGCGGCACCGcgagcacgagcgtgcccctccgcgaggaaggCCCAGGAATTACTACCGGGTATATCAGAGGAATGGACGAGGAAGGATGGGATACCAATATGGAAGAACACCCTACGATGATAGAAGAGATGAAGCACCCTCCGCTGAAGAAGTCCCTGTCGTTTTCCCTGTAGTTTCTCATAGTACTACGGGTAATGGCTCCAGGGCGCATCCTCATAACCAGGACGGTGGTCGAATTCAAGCAAGAGCGCAGAATAATGATAAAATTCCATGACACGGTCAAGAGGAACCTCGCGTGTGGGAAAATGTTCAAAACCAAGATGGTAACATGCCACAGccgcagcctcagggcgaggggcggcGAGATCAACCGTTACACCCGGGGGGTAATCAAGGGGAACTACAACAGGTTGCAGAGCAACCCCAACAAcctaatgttcaaaccattcctggggtagggacgtttaatgtgaacgatctcaagaggttgctcaaccatcttgagggaggaagagtaacggcgactgcgcaagctccttctccttttgctgcCATTGTGAGGGAGGCGCAATTGCCTGCAGGATACAGGAAAACAACCAATGACTTGCATTTTCATGGGAACTCCGATCCTATGGAATTTCTGGGGCGCTTTAATATTGAAATAgatgtatatcaagtacctgatttggctcGATGCCGTCTCCTAGCGGCCACTTTTAGAGAAGGCGCTCAGCAGTGGTTCCAAAAACTGGGTCTAGGTGTGATCACATCCTGTGAACAAATGAAAATTTTTTTTTTGACTCAATTTCAAGTTGCAGTGAAGTACACACCACCAGTTACCACTGGCTAATGTGAAACAGAAGGAAGGAGAAAGTTTAACTTCATACTTCAAGAGGTTTAATGCAGAATCCACTTTGGTAAGGGGTGCAACTGATGAGACGCTGAAAATACTTCTTATAGCTGGATTGCGTGTGGGAACGGATTTCTGGAAGCATCTGCAAGGGAAGGACCCTGTGTCATTAGCTGATGTGCTTGCGCAGGCGGAATCATTCAAAGCAATTGAACAGTCGCTtgcagaaacaaaaaagaatgacaacacccataactccaaggggcgaTCCAAGTGAAGGGATAGATCCTTGAGCCCAGATTATCAGCGGAATGCCAGAAGCCCTAATAGAGTGAACACCGTGAACACGCGAAGAGAATGGAGCCCGCCATCGAACTATGAGAGAAGGGTCAGCAATTATACACCACTAGCGgcatccattgatcatatctttgAGGTAAATAAGGATAGAGGAATCCTCAAGAAACACGACCATCTAACTTCATGGCAGAGCAGAGAAAAAAAGAAGTATTGTGATTACCATGAGTCTACCGACCATGACACCCACGAGTGTCGTcacctaaaagatgaaattgaggaattgatcaaggctggGTACTTGAgagaatggattgacaaggtAAAATGACGTAGGGGAAGCGATGACAAGGGTAAGGATGAAAGACAGCTCCCGCGAATGGAAGATGTTGAGAAAATAGCTGAAGTTAAGTTTCAGAGGGCTGGAAGTATCAGGGCGatttttggaggacaccctttTGTTGGTGATAGTAATCGAGCATTGGAAAAAAACACGAGAGAGACACGACATTCGCCGCTCACCAACATTCATAGCTTGGAAGATAGACCTCCAAAGATCTTTAAAGGAGAGTCCGCTGACATTACATTCAGGGAAAAAGAATCAAGGTGGGTGCATCACCCCCACAACGATGCGCTGGTGATTACCATGCTTATTGGGGCAATGAATGTACATCGAGTCTTCTTGGACAATGGGAGTTCTGCGAACATCTTGTATTACAGCACATACAAAAAATTGGGTTTCCCGGATAGCGATATGTACTTTGAGGATGCACACGTCTATGGCTTTACTGGAGAAGCAGTGAGAGTTATGGGTTCGGTTAGGCTTCCCGTCACACTCGGGGAAGGAGCTTTGTCGGTCACTCAAATGATAGACTTCAAAGTGCTAGATCAGGATTCCGCGCACAATGTGTTGGTCGGCAGACCTTGGTTACGagcgttcagggtgataacctcgatacatcacttgatgataaagttcccaacACCAAACGTAGTGGCAAGTCTGAGAGGGTCGCAGTACGAGTCACGcgactgctatcacaaggctgtTAAAGAATTCCGCAGGAGAAGGTACGAGGGAAAGGGTCATCTATTTGAAGGTGCAGAGGACATTCATACAAAATCAAGCGGAGAGGTTCATGCTCACTATTTCGTAGAAGGCCCCGAAGAGGAAGAAACCTATATCACCGAGAACTCTGTTTGGACGCTGGAGAATGTTTCGAGGATCCGTAGCGTGAAAGAAGTGGTGGTGAACCATGCAGAGGAGATCATGCAGAAGGAGGTTAACGGGGAAAAATTGGAAGGAAGAATTGAGATTTTGCAAGGTCTCGGAAATAACttcaaggtggatgctcctcaaaaGGAGGACACGCCCTTGAGGAATAAAAATGgaattgaggttgatgctcctccaaatgaggacgcgccctcttCACCTGCGTTGCACAAAACTATGCCTTGTCTTGAGGTAGATGCTCCCACTCATGGGGACGCGCCCTCAGATACAAAAGTGGAAGTCGAGGATccccgagactttgatttcgatttggatcTCAGGATCCCTATGCCCGCCGAAAAGACGGGATCGACGGAAGACATAATATCTATTCCGGTTGACAAAGATGATCCGAACaaggttttgaaagtgggatcCCATTTAGATGATGAAACGAGGGGAAGTCTTACCCGCTTCTTAATTGCAAATCTTGATGTCTTTGCATGGGGTCATTTAGACATGGTGGGAATCGACCCAGAGGTAATGTGTCACCGGTTGAATATCTTCCCGAATTGTACGGCAATACGTCAAAAACGCCGCCCGGTGAGTGGGGAAAGGGCGATAGtattaaaagaagaagtagacCGGTTGTTGGAGGTGAGACTAATCAAAAATCATTCTACCCCGAATGGCTTGCAAATCCAGTGCTTGTGAAAAAGCCCAACgggaagtggaggacatgtgtggatttcacagATCTCAATAAGGCCTGTCCAAAGGATAGCTTCCCGCTCCCAAGAATTGATCAGTTAGTTGACGCGACAGCAGGGCATGCattgctgagttttatggatgcatactccggttataatcaaattccgatgtatggccctgatcaagaacatacatccttcatcacTGACAGGGGGTTATACAGTTACATAGGAATGCCGTTTGGTTTGATCAATATTGGCGCAACCTACCAGCGGTTGGTAAATATGATGTTCAAAAACCAAATTGGGAGAACCATGGAGGTGTACGTGGATGATAAGCTGGTAAAATCCAAGAAGACGAATGATCATATCAGACACTTGATGGAAATGTTTAACATTCTAAGGAAGTTTCGCATGAAGCTGAACCCACAAAAGTGTGTGTTCGGCGTGGAGTCGGGTAAGTTTCTCAGGTCCATCGTCAACCataggggaattgaggccaaccctgCAAAGATCAAGGCACTGTTAGATATTAAATTGCCCACCAATGTGAGGCAAGTGCAAAGTTTAGCTGGAAGGATTTCCGCGCTAAATCAGTTTATTTCCAAATCTTCTGACAGATGCAAAGAGTTTTTCAAGGCGAGTAAGTTAGCAgggaaagactttgtatggacacCAGAATGCGAAGAggctttcaaaagaatcaaggagcaaCTGTAAAACCCTCCCATGCTGTCAAAACCGTTAGATGGAGAATCTCTAGTACTGTACCTCGCAGTGTCTGAATATTCAATCAGCGCAGTTCTGGTAAGAGAGGAAGATGGGCAGTAGTCACCAGTGTACTACGTGAGCAAGCGGTTGCACGACGCCGAAACTCGCTACACAAGAATGGAGAAGTTGGTTTATGCCCTGATTCTTGCATCAAGAAAATTGCGGCCGTATTTCCAAGCCCATAGAATTGAAGTCCGTACGGCATACCCGCTATGACAGGTTCTTCATAAGCCAGAGTCATCAGGAAGGATGCTGAAGTGGGCTGTGGAGTTGGGACAATTTGATTTGGAATATGTGCCACAGACAGCGATTAAAGGGCAAGCTTTAGCTgatttcttgttggaatttgattctAAAGTTGATGACAAAGCTTTGGTGACACTACATCCACCTCATATTGAGGAGTCTGTGGAGGAGTTTCCACATCcctggtggatcttgcatgtggatggggcaattaacaatggaggagcaggtgCGAGTATAGTACTTGTGTCTCCAGAAGGCCACCATCTGATGAGCgcaattcatttcaagttttatgcaaTAAATAATAATGCGGAGTATGGAGCGTTGATTAATGGCCTAAGGATTGCTTTGGAAATGGGGGTGCGAAACCTAATTGCGAGGAATGACTCAAAGCTGGTGGTGAATCAGGTGAACGGGGGATTCCAAGCGCGAGGCCCACGAACAGAATTATACTTCAGATGCACACAGCGCCTGATTGGAATGTTCAAAGAAGTTAGGCTGGAATGTGTTCCGCGGGAGAAGAACAGTAACGCGGATGCTCTAGCAAAAATGGGTCGCAACAAGAGGCTGTGTTGTTAGGATCCATCCCCCTTGAAATCCAGGAGATTCCTAGTATCTCAGAGATAAAAATTATGCAAGTGGATGAAgctcccaaggaaacatggatgacgcccattctGGCCTACATTCACAAGGGAACACTCCATGAGGATAAGTTTA
This genomic interval from Apium graveolens cultivar Ventura chromosome 8, ASM990537v1, whole genome shotgun sequence contains the following:
- the LOC141680518 gene encoding uncharacterized protein LOC141680518 yields the protein MPFGLINIGATYQRLVNMMFKNQIGRTMEVYVDDKLVKSKKTNDHIRHLMEMFNILRKFRMKLNPQKCVFGVESGKFLRSIVNHRGIEANPAKIKALLDIKLPTNVRQVQSLAGRISALNQFISKSSDRCKEFFKASKLAGKDFVWTPECEEAFKRIKEQLSGKRGRWAVVTSVLREQAVARRRNSLHKNGEVLHKPESSGRMLKWAVELGQFDLEYVPQTAIKGQALADFLLEFDSKVDDKALVTLHPPHIEESVEEFPHPWWILHYGALINGLRIALEMGVRNLIARNDSKLVVNQVNGGFQARGPRTELYFRCTQRLIGMFKEVRLECVPREKNSNADALAKMGRNKRLCC